The Arachis hypogaea cultivar Tifrunner chromosome 16, arahy.Tifrunner.gnm2.J5K5, whole genome shotgun sequence genome contains a region encoding:
- the LOC112757436 gene encoding uncharacterized protein, which yields MRAALMWTISDFPRLGNLSGWNMYSGLACPTCNLDANPHRLKESQKWCFMGHRHFLNQGHKYRLDWNRFDGQVKGRDPPKKLSGTDVLRQQSNVHISFGKSSSVTSKKRRNGQDTDGYDSHWKKNSVFFDLPYWEDQMLHHNLDVMHIEKNVCDNVVFTILNDSGKSKDKIKARRDLQCMGIRPELWPGEGGKYPSAIFAMSNSQRDVFLKTLQNVVFPDGYSSNVARCVDLRQRKLSGLKSHDCHILMEQLLPILVKNALPSPVSNVIENLSSFFRELCGKAINPMQLVELQNHVVQTLCQMEIIFPPSFFTVIVHLTVHLVDEVTLGGPVHYRWMYPIERYLDNIETRINRPRRVDDEPVDVLHNSGESSLESTLQSKDMKLLACGPMIQARRFGAYNVNGYKFRTISKKNGMKTQNSGVYVSFNTRSYASMRDNRVAVGGVPYYEKIVDIIELNYSCSFTVVLFKCVWANTTTSRGIKQDHLGLTSINFSRPIHTGNREEDEPYILASEAQLVYYVDDEVAK from the exons ATGCGTGCGGCACTGATGTGGACTATCAGCGACTTTCCAAGATTGGGAAACCTATCCGGCTGGAATATGTATAGTGGGTTAGCCTGTCCTACGTGTAACTTGGATGCTAATCCACATCGGCTGAAAGAAAGTCAAAAATGGTGTTTCATGGGCCATCGACACTTTTTGAatcagggacacaaatacagactaGACTGGAATAGATTTGACGGGCAGGTCAAAGGTAGAGATCCGCCAAAGAAGTTATCCGGAACAGATGTATTGAGGCAACAGTCTAATGTGCACATTTCATTTGGCAAGAGTTCAAGTGTGACATCCAAAAAAAGACGCAATGGCCAGGATACGGATGGATATGACTCGCATTGGAAGAAGAATAGTGTTTTCTTTGACCTCCCGTACTGGGAGGATCAGATGTTACATCATAACCTCGATGTGATGCATATAGAAAAAAACGTGTGTGACAATGTAGTCTTCACCATCTTAAACGATAGCGGCAaatcaaaagataaaattaaagctCGCAGAGATTTACAATGCATGGGAATAAGGCCTGAATTATGGCCAGGGGAAGGTGGTAAATATCCTTCTGCGATATTTGCGATGTCGAATTCACAGAGGGATGTATTCTTGAAGACTTTGCAGAATGTGGTCTTTCCAGATGGTTACTCTAGCAATGTTGCTCGTTGTGTTGATTTGCGACAACGCAAGTTATCTGGGTTGAAAAGTCATGACTGTCATATTCTGATGGAACAATTACTCCCAATTTTAGTGAAGAATGCACTTCCGAGTCCGGTGTCCAATGTGATTGAAAATTTGTCGTCATTTTTTCGAGAACTTTGTGGGAAAGCCATAAACCCTATGCAGCTTGTTGAGCTTCAGAATCATGTTGTGCAAACCTTGTGTCAGATGGAAATAATttttcctccatccttcttcaccgTCATAGTTCACCTCACCGTGCATCTCGTTGATGAGGTTACTCTTGGTGGACCAGTACATTATAGGTGGATGTATCCAATAGAAAG GTATTTGGATAATATTGAGACTAGAATCAACCGACCAAGGCGAGTTGATGATGAGCCTGTTGATGTTCTTCATAATTCAGGGGAGA GTTCTTTGGAAAGTACGCTTCAATCGAAAGACATGAAGTTGCTTGCGTGCGGTCCCATGATTCAGGCCAGACGTTTTGGGGCGTATAATGTTAACGGGTACAAGTTTAGAACTATCTCAAAGAAAAACGGGATGAAAACACAAAATAGTGGAGTATATGTATCATTTAATACAAGAAGTTATGCAAGTATGCGTGATAATAGAGTGGCTGTTGGTGGTGTTCCGTATTACGAAAAAATTGTAGacataattgaattaaattatagctGTTCCTTTACAGTGGTATTGTTCAAATGTGTTTGGGCTAATACCACTACCAGTAGAGGCATCAAACAAGACCATTTGGGGCTTACCAGCATTAATTTCTCTCGTCCAATACACACTGGTAATCGTGAAGAAGATGAACCGTACATATTGGCATCAGAGGCTCAGCTTGTATACTATGTGGATGATGAAGTAGCTAAATAA